A section of the Oryzias latipes chromosome 8, ASM223467v1 genome encodes:
- the LOC101166034 gene encoding leucine-rich repeat-containing protein 3-like has translation MFAQEPSVVLLLLLVCPSPTQVMASSLLDMTAWSPGNSSPTAKDCLQVETRAGGLTVHCSGLRLMKVPLGLSNQTVCLFLNKNLLSSLPPNSFSTLLQLHELDLSNNQLSTLEPGCFYGLANSLRLLDLSSNRLSTLDPEVFGGLQVQVNFTHNPWHCDCSMQMSVSLMDLEASSVERVVCQTSDIPNAGTVGLPLVLLVEDWDLCQSVRRTTDVLTLVTMFLWFFMLISYLIYYIRQNEVFANQHFEYIKFLENREPFSPIEFLKNL, from the exons CCGttgtgctcctcctcctcctcgtctgtCCTTCGCCTACCCAGGTGATGGCCTCCTCCCTCCTTGACATGACGGCGTGGAGCCCGGGGAACAGCTCGCCCACAGCTAAGGACTGTCTCCAGGTTGAGACCAGGGCTGGAGGTCTGACAGTTCACTGCTCTGGACTCCGGCTGATGAAG GTGCCGCTCGGTCTTTCCAACCAAACGGTCTGTCTGTTTCTGAACAAAAACCTGCTCAGCTCTCTGCCTCCAAACTCTTTCTCCACTCTCCTCCAGCTCCATGAGCTTGATCTGTCAAATAACCAG CTTTCCACCCTGGAGCCCGGCTGCTTCTATGGGTTGGCTAACTCTCTCCGCCTCCTAGATCTGTCGTCTAACCGCCTCTCCACGCTTGATCCAGAGGTGTTTGGTGGGCTGCAGGTTCAGGTCAACTTTACTCACAACCCATGGCACTGTGACTGCAGCATGCAG ATGTCTGTTTCTCTGATGGATCTTGAAGCGTCTTCTGTAGAAAGAGTGGTGTGTCAGACGTCGGACATCCCGAACGCTG GAACGGTTGGTCTCCCACTGGTCTTACTGGTAGAGGACTGGGATCTGTGCCAGTCTGTGAGGAGAACGACTGATGTGCTGACCCTGGTCACTATGTTCCTGTGGTTCTTCATGCTCATCTCCTACTTGATCTACTACATTCGTCAGAATGAGGTGTTTGCCAACCAACACTTTGAGTACATTAAGTTCCTGGAGAACCGGGAACCCTTTTCCCCCATAGAATTCTTGAAGAACCTTTGA